A genomic segment from Cygnus atratus isolate AKBS03 ecotype Queensland, Australia chromosome 9, CAtr_DNAZoo_HiC_assembly, whole genome shotgun sequence encodes:
- the SST gene encoding somatostatin: MLSCRLHCALALLSIALALGTVSAAPSDPRLRQFLQKSLAAAAGKQELAKYFLAELLSEPSQTENEALESEDLSRGAEQDEVRLELERSANSNPALAPRERKAGCKNFFWKTFTSC; this comes from the exons ATGCTGTCGTGCCGCCTCCACTGCGCCCTGGCCCTGCTCTCCATCGCCCTGGCCCTCGGCACCGTCTCGGCCGCCCCCTCGGACCCGCGGCTCCGGCAGTTCCTGCAGAAATCCCTGGCTGCCGCCGCCGGGAAGCAG GAACTGGCCAAGTACTTTTTGGCAGAACTGCTCTCAGAGCCCAgccagacagaaaatgaagcccTGGAGTCTGAGGACTTGTCCCGAGGGGCCGAGCAGGACGAAGTGAGACTGGAGCTGGAGCGCTCGGCTAACTCAAACCCCGCTCTGGCGCCCCGGGAACGCAAAGCGGGCTGCAAGAACTTCTTCTGGAAAACTTTCACATCCTGTTAG